AATAAAAAATAAGAAGATGATATTGAATTTGTCCCGCATTACAAACATATAATCTATACGGTTAATTTAAATTTGCAATAGCCTTAAGTTGCGGTACGTCCGGAAGCGATGTATATACCCATGATGCGCCGGCGTTTTTTAACTGCTCCATCTCTTTCTCGCCGTCATTACGGGCTATGCCTATCGCCCTGAATCCATTGTGTAGAGCGCATTCAACATCGAAGATAGTGTCGCCCACAACAAATACTTCATCCATCCCGAATTTCTTTTTCCATAGCGTTTCCGCGCGCGCCACAGCTATAGGAGGTAATTCATTCCTGTCTGCTTCGTCACTTGCGTAAGCGCCCAAGTCAAAATATTTTTCTAATCCGAAAGGAGACAATTTTATCATTGCCGAGCGTTCCATATTTCCGGTAACTAATCCCAGATAAATATTGTCCACTTCGTACAATTCCGGAAGGGATTCAGAAATGTCGCTGAATAGGATTTTATCTTCCGCGGAATGATATTCTTTTTCCAGTCGTTCGTAATAAACAGGAAAGAATTTTTCCATAGCATTAGGTATTTCAATGTCATTCAATCCCGCACGCTGCAGCATATTTTCGAGGATTTTAGGGTCTGTAAATCCGGCTACCTGGCGAACTTCCAATGTCACTTCTTTACCGGTAAGCTCCCTAACGATTTCAATGAATATATTTCGGGCGGTTTTTCCGGTAGAAATCAGAGTACCGTCAATATCAAACAGGAATAAAGCTTTGGGACTATCCGACAAAGTTAAACTTGGTTTCCACAAACTCCACAAAATGAAGCGTCACTGAATAGCGGATTACCACATTCCTTGCAAAAACCTGATTGCTCTTTTTCGGGAACGTTGTATTCGGAACTGACCGAATATTCCTTTTTCTCGCTGACGCCTTTTATAGAATCCAGCTCTTCCATCACCGCCATAGCTTTAGATCGATATGAGTTTGTAAGTTCCTCAAAATCAGCGTCATCAATTTTATCCATTTGATGATCGAGCTCTATATCCTTTATTTCCCTGATAAGACCGGACTTCTTTCTTTCCAGCTCCGCAATTGCGATAGCTTCATCGCTTCTTCTGTAGTCTACCTTATACTTTTCGCTCAGGACAGGACGAAGCAATATATAGATAATGAACGCTACCAGCATTCCCATAATCAGAAATGTCAATCAATCCCCACTAAAAATCGTCCAGCTCAGAATCCAACTTGTCTGAATATTCGTTAATCACTTTATTTTTCCCCGGAGCATTTGCTACAGCTGCTTTTGCCGAGCTCGAAGACCAGCGTTTTAAAGTAATAATGATCAATGTGCCGAAACCTAATATTAACAGAATCGGC
Above is a window of Candidatus Neomarinimicrobiota bacterium DNA encoding:
- a CDS encoding HAD hydrolase-like protein, with protein sequence MSDSPKALFLFDIDGTLISTGKTARNIFIEIVRELTGKEVTLEVRQVAGFTDPKILENMLQRAGLNDIEIPNAMEKFFPVYYERLEKEYHSAEDKILFSDISESLPELYEVDNIYLGLVTGNMERSAMIKLSPFGLEKYFDLGAYASDEADRNELPPIAVARAETLWKKKFGMDEVFVVGDTIFDVECALHNGFRAIGIARNDGEKEMEQLKNAGASWVYTSLPDVPQLKAIANLN
- a CDS encoding zinc ribbon domain-containing protein, which encodes MTFLIMGMLVAFIIYILLRPVLSEKYKVDYRRSDEAIAIAELERKKSGLIREIKDIELDHQMDKIDDADFEELTNSYRSKAMAVMEELDSIKGVSEKKEYSVSSEYNVPEKEQSGFCKECGNPLFSDASFCGVCGNQV